TAAAATGAATCCAGGTAGACCGTTGTACGATTTTCCTTCACGAAATTATAGCAATTCAAAATCGATAACTTTTCAGTTTTCAGtgatcttttaattttgtgGAGTAGtgcattaatataatatttgtctaaaatatattcttgtaTTTATAGGCTAACAGCGAATCGGCACTCGGCAAATACGCTGGTGGCGTGGCGGGAGCTGCTGGTAACGCAGCGCTTTTCGTCGCGAACCACGcgtattaaataatcattagACATCAATAAGGATTAGACAATTAGATCGTTCGTCGAACATCGTCAACGTCGATTACCGTTACCGGCATGAAAACATTATCATCGACAGTGAGGATGGGGGAACGAATGGAGAAAGACTCAAAAAACACTTCGAAAGCTCGAAACACAAAATACGATCGCGCAGcttctgtataattttatatttttacttgaaaaaatataaaccttGAAATCGAATCAACTGAATTTTAACTAGTCGCAATAATTGGTACGTTTTCACGTGATTTTCAATCGATATGAAATTCTGACAATGCGTTTTAATCTCGAATATGGAGAAGCTGAGGGATATAGATTgtgttttacgataaaacctATTTCTCAGGATCACACTGCTGTCGATCACTATCGATTCTCTTCGCCGATTGTCGTGTTTCTAAAGAAGCAAGCTACGAACGATCGCCGCTATTCTTCCTGCTTTTACACTTTCTATTCTAATCTTTTGCGCTATCCTTTCACTCTTTTCCTCGCCTTTATGTTCGTTCTGTCTAGGATTACATGATACGACGAAGAGTGTTTAACGTATGTTTCATCAAAACTTCTGgcgaagaaatagaagaaactcTGAAGATTTACGACAATCTTGGAGAGAATGTGATCGGCACGTATGTACGCGAGCCTATTCGGTAAAATCAGTTGAAAAAGGTACAGGACAAAATACAGATAGAGATTATTTCACAGATCGTGAACAGATTTCGTGACATTCGAATTACGCACGCGTTATTATATTCTGTAACACTACGGATAAAAagcagatatatatattatatatattgtcaatgtcgttataatattctacgtgtataaaaagaagcaaaaaataaaaaaataaaaaaaaagacaaagtaaaaatacatattaaatgtTGTTTGTTAGTAAATGAGTCGAATATTATGAAGTCGTAATAATTATGTCATCTacttatacaaaataaatatcttatatattatagatataagtAACGTATTGAAAAGTATCTCGTACATCGATgttatatctaatattttcattgtaatCTAGGTCACCAAATACACTGTGGAGGGTATCTATTGTGTCTCTTTATTTTAAACCCACCTcaaaacatatatacattttcaacatCTTATAATTTGAGCGCTGTGATATTGTCCAAATTCTCGTAAATAATGgtcattaaaaaatgatttcaatatttatttatagcgttaacgttattacattataaaagaGCTTCATTGGGTAATTGCAAATTCAATGAATGATACATTTTCTGCgtgcaatttatttctatataattttcgtttccTGTACACTTGTTACTAAAATGTAATTCTTACTACattaatttcttgattttgtttgaattttatttaaagtgcCTTTTAAGTGAAAATTACGTTCAATACTTCAAATAAGAACTTccctaaattatattatattcatctGTTGATTCAGTATATACGATGTGCATactacataaaaataaatttttcacgattAACCATTATTCTTTTGAATTCatattgtacaatttacaTTATCCTGTTCGTATCTATCTTCTTGTCCGATCGCTTAATCGCTCAGAACCaataaaaaagcaaaagcTTAAGTATTTTAAATGCATTTACCCAAGTGTAAATTTGGATtggaaattgataattaaaaccgtgttatttattaacagaaaaatactaatttacataatatttttttgatattttatataaattgaaaatgatgtaaaaaattagtaaaacttctatacgtataaaaaatgtattattaataaataaatctttatatgaaataaacaatttaataataaattacgaatttacatataataatttataatatcgtatttataataatcataatatttttagtatgtATGGAGAAACTATTTTGaatcgtattttcattttaggTTATGTTTGCTTGTAAACattgtgtatatacataagcACATATTCCGTCAGAaggataatataaataacatagtttaaaaaatatatcaataaaactCATAAAAATGAACGACAGTAAACAAAATTCACACGATGAAGTTCcagaaatcgtaaaaaatgCTGTATTGGTAAACAGTTCTCCCATTCCAGTTGAAACACCTATTGTGGAAGGTTGTGTAGCTTCAtcaaaatataagaaaatcaaGCTTTAGAATATAATCAGCAATTAAATAtgactaaaatattaaatgatattaatatatttcaggGTACGATTGGAACAAGGGAATTGACTATCAtgctttatttaaaacatataaaaattctggCTTTCAAGCAACAAACTTTGGTTTAGCAGTGAATGAAATTCAGCAAATGATAAATGCTAGAAACATTCCTCTTAAAGATGATCAAATTGATAGCTTGGAAGAAGATAAgtttattgaaagaaaatcttCATGCACAATATTCCTAGGATATACATCAAATATGGCTTCATGTGGAATTCGGGATACTATAAGGTTTCTTGTACAACATAAAATGGTCTGttaaaacatttgaaaatcttAATCCTGAATTTTAttgacaatttaaatatacacttGTGTTGTAGGTTGACTGTATTGTAACTACAGCAGGTGGTGTAGAGGAAGATTTCATAAAATGCTTAGCACCAACATACATAGGAGATTTCCATTTAGAAGGAAGAAGTCTTAGGGAACGTGGTATTAATAGAATAGGAAATTTGTTAGTacctaataataattactgtCTATTTGAAGATTGGGTTATGCCTATATTAGACACAATGTTGGCtgaacagaaagaaagagtacgatttaaaaaagaagccAAACATTctcttttaagaaattaagttCTTGAATATACATGAATTTTTAGGGTACGATTTGGACACCATCTAAAGTAATAGCAAGACTTGgtgtagaaattaataatgaagattcaatatattattgggctgcaaaaaataatattcctgTATTTAGTCCTGCTCTGACAGATGGCAGCCTTGGTGATATGATGTATTTCCATTCCTTTAGGAATCCAGGTCTAATTGTTGACATAGTATCAGGTTTGAACTTGTAAAataagatttgaaattttcgtgtaatttatatatatataatttatcaaataatattatgtcGATTATTTTACAGATCTTAGGCGGTTAAATACAATGGCTATGAAAGCAATAAATAGTGGCATGATCATCATAGGAGGTGGTGTTGTGAAACATCACATATGCAATGCAAATCTCATGGTAATAAGAGAAAATCTCAAATAGAAatgattttgataataaattgatttaaaataatttatatttcagagAAATGGTGCTGACTATGcagtatttataaatacatctTCAGAATTTGATGGCAGTGATAGTGGTGCTCGTCCAGATGAAGCTGTTTCATGGGGTAAAATTCGAATGGATGCGAAACCAGTTAAAGTAAGAACATTCCTTATCATATTGAAATGTATTacttaaataatgaattaacTTAACATTGactaatattttagatttatgCAGAAGCATCTCTGGTATTCCCACTGCTTGTTGGAGAAACTTTTGCTCGACAATATCACTCaacaagagaaaaaattgtttcagatGTTTAAGAAAAACttaatagaaacatttaaacgaaaaataaaagcatttttatctttctttttatacatatacatgcgTATGTATACaagtaatatttgaaaatgtttttctgACTTTTCTAATTCATTTTAAACTTTGATTTTGTTGGAAATCGAATTGATTAACATAGTATAAGCCATGTGTTAAACAAAAAGAGGAGAGTGAACTAGGGGAGAGAGCGTGATCTCAGAGTGTGTTCAGAGGAATTGTGTGAACAACGTGCAACTAAGAACGTGTAGATAACTTAGCTTgtgtacaattattatttctatttactaagtacatttatatcttttcttacCTTTACACCGTTACGCTTGATTATTTATGCGCATATCACAATGCCTAGTTGCGCTAAACATATAGATTAATTGCTAAGTAAACGGTAGGTTATATAAAACAACTTTCATATGAAATGTCTTCTTACTAAAGGAACGATCGTTAAGAAGAAAGCGTTTTACCGGCGACGCGATATAATTAGCCACGtgcgagaaaattaaatattgaatttaaaataaattgtgttTCACATTGacttttattattcgtttattaattagtttattaagtttattaaatttattaaataaagtttattaatttcttcaacaCAATCATGATGGTAACCAATCAGCTCATTATTTGTTATACAATTCCTAATTATATCATGTAAAATGATGCAATTAGTAActgtatatcaaataatacCGATTGCCCGCGTCTTACCACATAGAGATTGGTGTGAATGGAGACCTTTCTCTATACATCCTgcttttatgtaaaaatttactaattttgtataaacaaattttaataaattctcctTTTGATATGTTCAACCCTTTGACCGTTGCGCAAAAAAAAACGTTAAAAACAGtaataaacgttaaaaaaaaacagtaatattagaaaaatgtacattattaacaaataaacatACCAGTGTTTCCATTAAGGAACGCTATGATAATTAAGAGGAATTGCGAAGAGATGTTTAGTGCAACCATATGGGTGGTTGGTATCAAATGAAGCAGAGGCAGGAACATGCTTTCACAGATCAGTGGAAAAAGATTGGGCATAATATAAGCGCAACACTACTTCGAAATACGCGATCATTCATTGCGCAATTCTACCTGGAGAACTAATTAAAACACTCACCATGGAAGACTATTCTTATTcctaaaacaaatttcaataaaaataactatCTATATATGAGCAAAAAGCTGCTTCAAATATTGTGGTACTAAAAATTACtctcaaaaatattctaacaatttataatcaaaattgttaaaaacaaTCACAGTGTCATAATTCGCAACACTAAACCAAACACGATTATCGTTTTCTCGCAACTTTAATTCAAACCGTAATCAGTTTCTTGCAACACTAATAAAGAACTGCAAAACTTCTCTATAACTCTAATTCAGGCCGTAATTAATCTCTTGTAACATTAATAAGAAAAGCCGTGATTTGTTTTATATGGTAATGGGACGACATGTACATGGGCGAACTACAATTACAAAACTAAAAGCGAGCATAGTGACAAAGTAGTAGTGAAAATGACATTCTGTATTCTGGACTTTGGATGATCCAGACGATGGGAAGCCATTAATAGTTGTACCCTTCCGAATCTTCCAGGCCTCTTTAGCTCGTaacctcttttttctttgggCACAATGCCCGCTATATCTTAAATCTAGGCTCAAATCTtctaatagtaaaataaaaaataatttattaaggtgaaataaaaaagtaaatcgTAGAAGCTGATTCAAGTGAACACGGTCGATCAATGATCATAGTGATCACTGTCTACCCGCATGTGCGTGCTTAAGTAACAcataaacgttcgtttcgaaaccTACTCGCGATCACAACtacgaaattcgaaaatttgtttaatataattaagaaactaTCCtgaactaataataaataaaatagactaCTCGCGGGTATAATGAATACCTGCGGTCACAGTGCTCGTTAAAAGTTCTACATAATATAAGCAGTCACCCATGTCGATTCGGACCTTTCGTTCTACGACATGATTGAGTGACTGGAGGAAAAAAATGCATGCAACTCACGATTAGATGTGAAGAACGCTGTTATCGATATTATCATGGCCTACAGAAAGTCATCGTGAAGCCACCATTACATAGGAATCACCGAACTTCATGGAAGAAGTGAAGGCTGGAAGAAATCTGAAACaaagcataaaatattatagtttgttCTCAGAGTTAATTATTtgcaaagtttgaaataatgaaacatttatcttcattttaatGACAATATCCGATTCAATTCGAATTCGATCCAATTATTCAcgaaaatggaacaaaatgtaaaagttatttcaatttcttaattaagtGAAACAAAATCTACAGGATCTGTaacaaattgatattaaacaattcgtttaatttctttaaaatacaaaataatctaatatattcgaaataaaaaaagataatttataatcttgcctattttcattttagtaTTCTTAATAaactgtaaaattattttgttatattaggtatttattatattaaaaaaatttctttcgcgatcAACCAATAATCTGTGTAAAAAAtcaaaacttttaaataaatgtttaaaaggAACAAATTATGATCAAGGTTAAATgtcgttttaaaaattcataacaCGAGCTTCCAATAAATGTAACAATCAAAGAGACGAttggagaaaaagagataattTAGTTACAAATTATAGTAATATCGGGAAAATTGTTGAATAAAAACGTACgttaattaagtaaaattaacAGTAGCCAACAGTAGCAACAAagttaatgtaattaataatggGCACCCGATATgatatatcttaatgctacgATTTTCAAGAATCAAATAAATCCCCGCGTAACAGAGACGCATCTGGGACTAGTTTTATGGGTTGAGGTACGAGCTTACACGAATAGGATTCAGTTGATTTTTTGGAGAACCGAAatgttttacgaaaatatttctcaacaaTGAGCATTTCAAATAtcgtatacatttatatacgaatatttaaatacatatggTATGACTATGcgctaatttaatttagtcaACTAGAATTAATCAAACTCAATACAATTTGCAAAGATCACCAAagtatttgcatattcaattATCTATTCACTATATTAAGCCactcattattttatatttaagatgGCTGTCCATATCGtgtactaatttttattaaatatatgtttacagtaaatattctttaatttctatatacattttcagattggttctaaatttaacaaatataatcgcgctagttatgtatcattatggTGTTAATGCAAAATACTTTATACGATTGTACATAGTATacacataaaagttttctatgataactgtcgaaatatttttacgaaaatatattcGCCCTTAACCAATTTCAGtgattatatgtaataactaTTTAAAACAACGTTCAGATCGTAGACGAATTCGATAATGCAAAAGCAAATCTAAGAATGCAATCTACTGATTACCTAATAACTTCTGGATGAATTGTTCATGTTTCTTCTTGATATGTTTCCCGCTTAAAACTGGCACTTTTATGTTACATCCTAATATGATAGATCGActataagaaattatatcgattatGATCGAATACTGCGatatttaattccatattTCGCCGTTTCATTGGCGCTGTAATCTTTATTTAAGTTAAGATTATTGCGCGCATATTTCATACGAAGGtacattgtttaatttataacagaaaataatactttCTCTGATTCTCCTCgtctattaaataatacagcTGATTTAGCAAAGCGCCTATAAgtctttttttaatagtttgGCCTAAATAAGTCAAATAAACGTACTTTAATTTTAAGTCtaagtttcattaatttaatgaatttaactTGTTTAATTTGGTAGTGCATAATGAAGTAATGCTTCTTCATACTTGGATGAGTTTAGtcctcaaaataatttttattattcaacaaAATTCTTGTAGGTATTGCCATTGACAAATACAGGATCTCGTCTGTGGTTTATAAAACTCAAACAACTACCATTGACTAAATACCTTAACTACTTGTGCTACTGTCATTACTATGCCGCATCGATAATATCGCATGTAACATGAGAATAATAAGAGTGACCAAAATGTAATACATGAAAAAGTATTGAGTATCAagtttattctatatttagtCAATGGTCTATCCTTGCTACTTGATGACGATAAAACAGTTTCAAATGATGCAAAAATGATGCACACAGTAGGTGCTGCCCCTGTGCggtagaatatttaaacagaaatGTTAACCGTTGGTTCACCGCTTTTCAAATGTTCCAGTGAGCGCATATCGATTCCGGCACGAGAAAGTTAACCATTAGCTTCGTACGAGCTGTTTGTCAGTTACGTCTTGTTCGTTTGAAATAATCTGTTGCAATTAATAGATAACATGGACTCTGCTATTGTTCATCTCGAACAAAGTGTAAGTGCtgttttttattactttttacttgTTCATTTTGATtgtcatttgaaatttttcataaatactgAACTTGATCAAATAAATGTCAAATgttaagtattatttttttacgtatAATAAGTTAGTATTTTATGAATTGGTTGATGTTATAGGTACAAGAAGCTGATGGAAAGCTGGACATGATCGCATGGAAAATTGATGCtttcgaaaaagaatttgaagatcCAGAAAGCGAGGtatgttttctttaaaacacCGTTcgaaatatatgtttttttgTCAGTTGTTTGTTAGACTCgattcatttaaaaatcagTAGCTAGTgcaaaaaattacatttttcgttcgaatatCAATTGTTTAACTGATAGACAATGATTTGgttagaaaaaattacaattcacCTTATTTGTTTGGTGGTTACTAAATTTGACatttaaattgctttttttatttttgtcctttttttatGCTTCTAACAGATCTCTGTGCTTCGTCTATTACGGTCTGTTCATCAAGTTACAAAAGATTATCAGAATCTTCGGCAAGAAATATTGGAAGTTCAGCAGTTACAAAAGCAACTTTCAGATTCCCTTAAAGCACAATTGTCTCAGGTACATggacattttaatttattgcgtaataaaatagtaggacaaaataaaaatccacaattaaaataagattaaaacattaattattttttcaattatttcctgagttatatttagtttaatttgtaaattcctttaaatcataaattttttgtAGGTACTATAGTGATATTAGTagaatgtattataaaagtgCTATGATGCATACTATGTTGTTTTAGGAAATTCAATATCCGGTATTCTTATTAGtatcaacaaaataatattcggaagaaaaataataggcAAACAAAGATTTTGTCTTTATtctaatttactaattaataaaatcatcaaCTTCTATGACCTTAAATTTCAAATGGtttccaattaatttataacatgtaTTTATTACAAGGCACTTCTAGTAAATATAACCATTTAATCTATATTATGGTGCAGTAGTAGGCATAAAAGATTATATGTTGAACAATGATACACAGTTTAATAacatcaaaataatttaattgcaatttttacaaaGGCAGCTAATACTACAACATCttccaatgaaaatttgtGTCTTGCCATAAACATTTGAGAAGATTTGAGAAAGACTAAGTTGTAAAGTCTATTGAAATGATCTTTTAAATgttttgatatatttgtacataataGCTAATGCATATTagttatatgaattatataccTATGTGATTGATtcatcattattataataatttatttttcgaccTTATTACTTACTTCATAAATAGTATGGGATCAACAGATATTGtcgacaaataatttatttaacttccTATGTAAGTGAGTTATTGGGGGCCAATCTATATGCTTGTATATCCATGGAGAACAATGGAACAAAtaagatttgaaaatattttcttttttagacaAGTATGAAATGGAtcaatgtttaattatataatttcatttatacatatttagacatatttatattaaatgtacataataaattatagttttaattatattttgcaaaatttattaaagaacaAGTTTaagttatgaaataatttaagttattatgatatttcaaaagtttttaaataatgaaaatcaaaatttaaaaaatattttataattaagcaTCTATGTAGAATTCATGATTATAGTGccaaattctatttatatcaattaggATGTAGAACTGTGAATATACATCTATAATACTTATATACTGAGTGACAGCATGATAATATCTATGTTTAAAAGCAACTATATTcagttacattttattattatattcttttaaatgtttatatgaTACTCTCATTAAATCTTTTGTAAGTGATTAAGAATTTTACTTCcttgtatttgttatataatcaaattgtataaattaattaatatgttttcatacaaaaggaaaaagaacaagtaaatttctgataatatttaattatgcaaaattatactttttgcATTGTGAACAATGTATAACTATCGTATATTTACTATAATCACCCTGTATGTAGTTGAAGTATTTCCTGCAACAAtagttaaattattcttacattcaaaatatatacaacTGAAAAGTTTACTCTTTATAATCAGtaagtaatttcattattttaagaGATGACTTATGTATACATAAGTGACAATTGTTAtggtttcataaatttctgtttttaataaataaattttattgtatatatatatgtatgtgtagaGAGTAGGAAAAGTGGCAAGCATATTTTATGACACAAGgaataaagagagaaatgtGCAAAGCCAGTTGCATATattaaagtatgaaaaatgaaattgcctTAAGACACAGATGTGCATTCAATGAACTACATGAACTGTGTTGGACTTACACTTTACTATGATGTATGTAAATCAAAAAGTCTGTTATTTAGTAATGTATAAGCACAACAAGCACACTTTTATACATCTTGATTGGTCAATTACGTGCATTTCAAGAAAATGTTTTAGTCCTCTTCATAATATGGAATTTGTGcaagttaattataaatttagtttGCAATTATAAGtcttaatgtaattaatacatgccctattgtatttttatcttactGTTAATTGctcttcatcttcttccttttcatgTTTTAGAAAGCAGATAAGAACAAGAAAATCTGTGAGCGTTCACATGGCATTTTCTTGAATGGAGTAACTGAGTTTCATGATCATAAAGTTGCTAGCTGTTCACATAAAAAGcggttttcttcaaatttaaagCAAGTCGATTACCTATTAAATGTAATCACTCTTTATGAGAAACTCCTCTAAGTCAATACTAAtgatttagaaagaaaaaagatatttgtgaTACTCAGTGACTCGCACGTTTATCAGagttcatttatatttcagttAATCAATCGTGTATCTAGTTTCAATTGCTCTACAGGCAACGTATtaactgaaaatataaatcaactTCTAGATTGACCTCTAGCCTTTATCTAAGCAATTAGATCTGGTCTATATCGGAAGTATATCGATgcatacacgtacacgtacatGTTCGGTAGTGATATCAGTCACAGTcacgtgttatatttttattgttgtaGCACgcagtaataaaaatgaaattataactCTTTTCATAAGTCACAATGGTGCGTTACATCgatcgtgaatttttaatattaccttCGTTTCGATACTGCGATGAACATCGTTTGATGCACATCgttcaaaatttcaatgattgCGATTTCAATTTTGCCGCGAAGGCGCGAAACTGATTTCCGAATTAATAATctcattttttgaaaaataagcgaatttctttatatttgcaCGCTACAAAGATGCAATACGAAAGGCAAATACATCTTTTGGTATTTTAATGCTGCAGAGATATAGAATGGGACAAAATTGagtttaaatattgtttatgaGAACTacgtttttacaaaattaattacacaaCAATCATGAAATGTTAATTCTTGAAAACGCGTGACTTTGATTGTTTGATCGATAGTTTAATACtcgttaaaattgttttttagaATAGATGTAGAAAGTAAGTGAAGAGAAAAATGGTCTGGAACACATTCGAAACGTGCCAAAAATACTTTGGTCAATtagcattaaataaatatgatatatatgtatatatatctatcgTTTCATTTCAGTGTAATTGAACGCAGATTTCAAAGCATCTGCTTTTCTGTATGTATAGTCTACATATCACATTTTCACGATTTTCGACGATCTATTTCACCTTTTTACTCGTGATATTTCTAAAAGGAAAGGAACGTTCAGTagttctttatttaaaatcgacACGACTAATCGTAACTGtgcaagagaaaaaaaaatagtagggaggaaaataacaaagaatattgtaattatgtaaAGGGTACTTGGTTAAAAACGTAGCAAATTTTTATCACTTGTTcgctttttcaaattatta
This DNA window, taken from Bombus pyrosoma isolate SC7728 linkage group LG6, ASM1482585v1, whole genome shotgun sequence, encodes the following:
- the LOC122568310 gene encoding probable deoxyhypusine synthase, whose product is MNDSKQNSHDEVPEIVKNAVLVNSSPIPVETPIVEGYDWNKGIDYHALFKTYKNSGFQATNFGLAVNEIQQMINARNIPLKDDQIDSLEEDKFIERKSSCTIFLGYTSNMASCGIRDTIRFLVQHKMVDCIVTTAGGVEEDFIKCLAPTYIGDFHLEGRSLRERGINRIGNLLVPNNNYCLFEDWVMPILDTMLAEQKERGTIWTPSKVIARLGVEINNEDSIYYWAAKNNIPVFSPALTDGSLGDMMYFHSFRNPGLIVDIVSDLRRLNTMAMKAINSGMIIIGGGVVKHHICNANLMRNGADYAVFINTSSEFDGSDSGARPDEAVSWGKIRMDAKPVKIYAEASLVFPLLVGETFARQYHSTREKIVSDV